A genomic segment from Garra rufa chromosome 5, GarRuf1.0, whole genome shotgun sequence encodes:
- the flot2a gene encoding flotillin-2a isoform X1: MGNCHTVGPNEALVVSGGCCGSDEKSYTVGGWAWAWWLITDIQKITLEIMTLQPKCEDVETAEGVAITVTGVAQVKVMTDNELLGYACEQFLGKTVAEIKSVILQTLEGHLRSILGTLTVEQIYQDRDQFAKLVREVAAPDVGRMGIEILSFTIKDVYDKVEYLSSLGKSQTAAVQRDADIGVAEAERDAGIREAECKREMMDVKFQADTRMADSKRELEMQKAAFNQEVNTKKAEAQLAYELQAAKEQQKIRLEEIEIEVVQRKKQISIEEKEILRTDKELIATVKRPAEAEAYKMQQLAEAMKIKKVLTAQAEAEKIKRIGEAEAGSIEAVGKAEAEKMRLKAEAYQQYGEAAKTALVLEALPKIAGQVAAPLSRTNEIVILSGDGGRITGEVNRLLAELPVSVNALTGVDLSKIPLLQKMTNPQA; this comes from the exons ATGGGGAATTGCCACACGGTCGGACCAAATGAAGCCTTGGTGGTATCAG GTGGCTGCTGTGGCTCTGATGAGAAGAGCTATACAGTGGGCGGCTGGGCCTGGGCATGGTGGCTTATCACCGACATACAGAA GATAACCCTTGAGATTATGACCCTGCAACCCAAGTGTGAGGATGTAGAGACAGCGGAGGGGGTAGCTATTACTGTCACAGGTGTGGCACAG GTGAAGGTCATGACTGATAATGAGCTGCTGGGTTATGCCTGTGAACAGTTCCTGGGCAAAACTGTGGCAGAGATTAAAAGTGTCATTCTGCAGACACTGGAAGGTCACCTACGCTCTATTCTGG GGACTCTGACAGTGGAGCAGATCTACCAGGATAGAGATCAGTTTGCCAAGCTGGTGAGAGAGGTGGCGGCACCCGATGTGGGCAGAATGGGCATTGAGATTCTAAGCTTTACTATTAAG GATGTCTACGATAAGGTGGAATATTTGAGCTCACTGGGAAAATCCCAGACTGCTGCTGTTCAAAGAGATGCTGACATTGGTGTGGCTGAAGCAGAGAGAGACGCCGGAATTAGG GAAGCAGAATGTAAGAGGGAGATGATGGATGTGAAATTCCAAGCCGATACAAGAATGGCAGACTCAAAGAGAGAGCTGGAGATGCAGAAGGCTGCCTTCAATCAAGAAGTGAACACAAAG AAAGCTGAAGCGCAATTGGCCTATGAGCTTCAGGCAGCCAAGGAGCAGCAGAAGATCAGACTGGAGGAGATTGAGATCGAAGTGGTTCAGAGGAAGAAGCAGATCTCCATTGAAGAAAAGGAGATCCTCAGGACAGATAAAGAGCTGATCGCCACCGTGAAGAGACCAGCTGAGGCTGAAGCCTATAAGATGCAGCAGCTCGCAGAGGCAATGAA GATAAAGAAGGTGTTGACGGCCCAGGCTGAAGCAGAGAAGATTAAGCGTATTGGAGAAGCAGAGGCTGGCTCCATTGAGGCTGTGGGTAAAGCTGAAGCAGAGAAGATGAGGCTCAAAGCTGAGGCCTATCAGCAGTACGGCGAAGCTGCAAAGACAGCCCTCGTCCTGGAGGCTCTGCCAAAG ATTGCTGGACAGGTGGCAGCACCCTTGAGCCGTACCAATGAGATTGTGATCCTGAGTGGCGACGGTGGCCGTATCACTGGGGAAGTCAATCGTCTATTGGCTGAACTACCCGTTTCTGTAAACGCCCTCACAGGAGTGGATCTGTCCAAG
- the flot2a gene encoding flotillin-2a isoform X2 produces MGNCHTVGPNEALVVSGGCCGSDEKSYTVGGWAWAWWLITDIQKLSLEIMTILCRCENIETSEGVPLDVTGVAQVKVMTDNELLGYACEQFLGKTVAEIKSVILQTLEGHLRSILGTLTVEQIYQDRDQFAKLVREVAAPDVGRMGIEILSFTIKDVYDKVEYLSSLGKSQTAAVQRDADIGVAEAERDAGIREAECKREMMDVKFQADTRMADSKRELEMQKAAFNQEVNTKKAEAQLAYELQAAKEQQKIRLEEIEIEVVQRKKQISIEEKEILRTDKELIATVKRPAEAEAYKMQQLAEAMKIKKVLTAQAEAEKIKRIGEAEAGSIEAVGKAEAEKMRLKAEAYQQYGEAAKTALVLEALPKIAGQVAAPLSRTNEIVILSGDGGRITGEVNRLLAELPVSVNALTGVDLSKIPLLQKMTNPQA; encoded by the exons ATGGGGAATTGCCACACGGTCGGACCAAATGAAGCCTTGGTGGTATCAG GTGGCTGCTGTGGCTCTGATGAGAAGAGCTATACAGTGGGCGGCTGGGCCTGGGCATGGTGGCTTATCACCGACATACAGAA ACTCTCTCTGGAGATAATGACCATCCTCTGTCGCTGTGAGAATATCGAAACTTCGGAGGGTGTCCCCTTGGATGTGACAGGGGTCGCTCAG GTGAAGGTCATGACTGATAATGAGCTGCTGGGTTATGCCTGTGAACAGTTCCTGGGCAAAACTGTGGCAGAGATTAAAAGTGTCATTCTGCAGACACTGGAAGGTCACCTACGCTCTATTCTGG GGACTCTGACAGTGGAGCAGATCTACCAGGATAGAGATCAGTTTGCCAAGCTGGTGAGAGAGGTGGCGGCACCCGATGTGGGCAGAATGGGCATTGAGATTCTAAGCTTTACTATTAAG GATGTCTACGATAAGGTGGAATATTTGAGCTCACTGGGAAAATCCCAGACTGCTGCTGTTCAAAGAGATGCTGACATTGGTGTGGCTGAAGCAGAGAGAGACGCCGGAATTAGG GAAGCAGAATGTAAGAGGGAGATGATGGATGTGAAATTCCAAGCCGATACAAGAATGGCAGACTCAAAGAGAGAGCTGGAGATGCAGAAGGCTGCCTTCAATCAAGAAGTGAACACAAAG AAAGCTGAAGCGCAATTGGCCTATGAGCTTCAGGCAGCCAAGGAGCAGCAGAAGATCAGACTGGAGGAGATTGAGATCGAAGTGGTTCAGAGGAAGAAGCAGATCTCCATTGAAGAAAAGGAGATCCTCAGGACAGATAAAGAGCTGATCGCCACCGTGAAGAGACCAGCTGAGGCTGAAGCCTATAAGATGCAGCAGCTCGCAGAGGCAATGAA GATAAAGAAGGTGTTGACGGCCCAGGCTGAAGCAGAGAAGATTAAGCGTATTGGAGAAGCAGAGGCTGGCTCCATTGAGGCTGTGGGTAAAGCTGAAGCAGAGAAGATGAGGCTCAAAGCTGAGGCCTATCAGCAGTACGGCGAAGCTGCAAAGACAGCCCTCGTCCTGGAGGCTCTGCCAAAG ATTGCTGGACAGGTGGCAGCACCCTTGAGCCGTACCAATGAGATTGTGATCCTGAGTGGCGACGGTGGCCGTATCACTGGGGAAGTCAATCGTCTATTGGCTGAACTACCCGTTTCTGTAAACGCCCTCACAGGAGTGGATCTGTCCAAG
- the LOC141335494 gene encoding C-X-C motif chemokine 11-6-like: protein MKTIGAFVLLACLIAVGVKGQDRSSKGRCFCADKGANMVLVKNIEKVEIIPPSSSCRKHEIIVTLKNGAGRKCMNPESKFTQNVIIKALEKRSQKTVPHITTVSVPLKSTMTSASATTSFK from the exons ATGAAGACTATTGGAGCTTTTGTTCTTCTTGCCTGTCTGATCGCTGTAGGAGTAAAAG GACAGGACAGGTCTTCAAAGGGCAGGTGCTTCTGTGCAGACAAAGGTGCAAACATGGTTTTAGTGAAGAACATTGAGAAGGTTGAAATCATCCCTCCAAGTTCATCATGTCGCAAACATGAGATTAT TGTCACTCTGAAGAATGGTGCTGGACGCAAATGCATGAATCCAGAGTCAAAATTCACTCAAAATGTCATCATAAAGGCTCTTGAAAAGAG GAGTCAGAAGACTGTACCACACATCACAACTGTCTCTGTCCCACTGAAGAGCACTATGACATCAGCATCAGCAACAACATCCTTCAAATGA
- the LOC141335814 gene encoding C-X-C motif chemokine 11-6-like, translating to MKIITAMVILGCLLVVEVNGQARVPKGRCFCADKGVNMVPPKLIEKVEIIPTSPSCKTQEIVVTLKNSREQKCLNPESKFTQKYIMKAVEKRSLQMK from the exons ATGAAAATCATTACAGCAATGGTTATTCTAGGCTGCCTGCTTGTTGTAGAGGTGAACG GGCAGGCTAGGGTTCCAAAAGGCAGGTGCTTTTGTGCTGACAAAGGTGTGAACATGGTTCCTCCAAAACTGATTGAGAAGGTTGAAATCATACCAACAAGTCCCTCTTGTAAAACCCAGGAGATTGT TGTTACTCTGAAAAATAGCAGAGAGCAGAAATGCTTGAATCCAGAATCCAAATTCACACAGAAATACATCATGAAGGCTGTTGAAAAGAG gAGCCTGCAGATGAAGTAG
- the LOC141335493 gene encoding C-X-C motif chemokine 11-6-like — MKTIAAFVLLACLIAVGVKGQDRSSKGRCFCADKGANVVLVKNIEKVEIIPPSSSCRKHEIIVTLKNGAGRKCMNPESKFTQNVIIKALEKRSQQTSPHTTTVSVPLKSTMTSSSATTSFK, encoded by the exons ATGAAGACTATTGCAGCTTTTGTTCTTCTCGCCTGCCTGATCGCTGTAGGAGTAAAAG GACAGGACAGGTCTTCAAAGGGCAGGTGCTTCTGTGCAGACAAAGGTGCAAATGTGGTTTTAGTGAAGAACATTGAGAAGGTTGAAATCATCCCCCCAAGTTCATCATGCCGCAAACATGAGATTAT TGTCACTCTGAAGAATGGTGCAGGACGCAAATGCATGAATCCAGAGTCAAAATTCACTCAAAATGTCATCATAAAGGCTCTTGAAAAGAG GAGTCAGCAGACTTCACCACATACTACAACTGTCTCTGTGCCACTGAAGAGCACCATGACATCATCATCAGCAACAACATCCTTCAAATGA